The sequence TCGATGCGCTCCAGCGTCAGCGGGACGGTGGTGGTCGGGAAGGCGCCGTCCTCGGGGTGGCAGTCGATGTGCCGGCCGGAGGAGATGGTCGGGAACCAGACGACCTTGCCGCCCATGCGCAGGGTCATCCGGACCGCGTGCACGTTGAGGCCGCCGACGGTGCTGTTCAGCGCGATGCCGCCGAAGACCTGCGCCTTGACGTCGGCGAGGCGGCCCTTCATCGCGAGGACGTCCATCTGGGTGTTGTGGTGGTGGGACTTCGCGACCATGGCGCGCAGCCCGATCCGGGCGCCGTCCTGCGCGGCCTCGACGTGGTCGAAGCGCCGGGGGAACGGGCTCGGCCCGGAGTGGACGTGCATGTCGACCAGGCCGTCCAGGACGGCGGCGATGGCGGGGCTCATCAGCGTGCCTCTCGTTCGCATTATGAAGTCAAAGTTCACTATAAGACCGGCTGTCAACCCTGTGACCGCTCTTGTGTTCACAGGTGGCGGTATTTAGAGTGACTGACGTTCGCTTCGTGAACACTAGGTTCGAAAACGGAGGACGACGATGTCCACACCGCCCAGCGCCGCGGAGACGGCCGCGCGACCCGGTACCCCGCACGGCCCGGACCCCGCCAAGGTGCGCGCCGCGGTGCGCGGCGGGACGCTCGCCTACTTCGTCGACCAGTTCGACATCTACCTGCCGATCGTCGTGCTGGCGCCGGCGACCGCGTACTTCCAGGCGGCCAACCTGAGCGCGAGCACGACCGCGCTGCTGGCGTCGCTGGTGTTCGCCTCGACGCTGATCGGCCGCCCGCTCGGCGCGGTCATCTTCGGGCACTTCGCCGACACGGTCGGCCGCAAGCGCACGACGCTGGTCGCGGTCGGCGGGTTCGGCACCATCACGCTGCTGACCGCGTGCCTGCCCGGGCACGAGACGATCGGGATGTGGTCGGTCGGCACGCTCATCGCGCTGCGGTTCGTCGACGGCATCTTCCTCGGCGGCGAGTACACGACCGCGGTGCCGCTGGCGATGGAGTGGAGCCCGAAGCACAAACGCGGGCTCTACGCCTCGATCATCACCTCGACCTCACCCGCCGCGTACGCGGTGATCGCCGCGCTCACGCTGCTGATGCTGCAGCTGCTGCCGTCGGCCGGCCTGCACAGCGCGTACGTCCAGTGGGGCTGGCGGATCCCGTTCTTCGTCGGCGCGCTGCTGGCCGCGGTGCTGTTCCGCTACTACCTCAAGCAGGTCCACGAGCCGCCGGCCCAGCTGACCGGCGAGAAGCACAAGCTCCCGTTCGTCCGGCTGCTGAAGAAGTACCCGCGGGCGCTGGGCCAGGTGTTCATCCTGATGACCGGCACCTGGCTCGCGACCAACATGGAAGCCGCCGTGACGCCCGCGCAGCTGAAGGCGCACCTCATGCTGTCCAGCAAAGAAGTCACGCTGACGATGTTGGTGATCAACGCGTCCGCCGCGCTGTCCTACCCGCTGTTCGGCATGCTGTCCCAGCGCATCGGGCGACGGCGGTTCTACATCGGCTACGGCTTCTCGATGGTCGTGCTCGGCGCGGGTTCGTACACGCTCCTGATGGCGTCGAACGGCGGTTTCGGCGCGGCACTCGGCTTCGGCGTGCTCATCGGGGTGTTCACCGTCGGCACGTTCGGCCCGATCGCGGCCTACCTGACCGAACGGTTCCCGGCGAGCATCCGGTCGACCGGCTACGGCGTCGGCTACAGCCTCGCGCTCATCGCCCCGGCGTTCTACCAGTTCTACCTGCAGCGGTTCGACGGGTTCATGCCCGCGCACCTCGCCCCGGGCGTCCTGATCGTGCTCGCCGGCCTGCTGATCAGCCTGGGCGGCTTCCTCGGTCCGGAGACGAAGGACGTCGACATGGCCGACGACAGCACGATCCCGAAACTGTCCTGAGTGGACGTCGCCGGGCTTGCCACCGCCAATCCGGTGTGGGTCGGCTCTTCGGAGCTGACCATGACCCTCGACGGGATCACCGCGTGCGTCGACGCGGGCGCCGGGGCGGTGGTGGCCAAGTCGGTCAACGAAAGCGCCGCCGCCCGGGAGCAACTGGCCATCGCGGACTACGCCTTCGTTTCCGCGGCCGGTGAGGTGCGGTCACCGGGTTCGGCCGGGCTCGGCGACGGGCTGCTCAACCGCTCCGGGCTCGCGCAAGTGGACCTCGACGACTGGCTGGCGATGCTGGCCTCCGCCGTTTCCCACGGCGCAGCAAGGGGTTGCCCGGTGATCGGGAGCATCACCCTGGGCGAACCGGCCGGGGCCGCGCGGATCGGGCACGCGCTGGCTTCGGTCGTCCCGGCGGTGGAGCTGAACATCGGTGCCCCGCACGGCCGGGAGGCCCGCGCGGTGCGGCAACTGACCGAAGTGGACGGTGTGGCCGAGGCGGTACGGGCCGTGCGGGCCGCCGTCGAGGTGCCGCTGTTCGTGAAGCTGCCGGGCCAGGCGTCCGACGTCGTCGCGCTGGCCCGTGCGGCCCGGTCGGCGGGCGCGGACGCCGTCGGGCTGGTCGGCCGCTACCCGGGCTTCCTGCCCGACCTCGACGGCGGTTCGGTGTTGGGCTCGTGGGGCGCGTGGAGTTCACCGGGGTGCCTGCCGATGAGCCTGTACTGGGTGGGCAAGGCGTTCCAGCGGCTCGACGTGCCCGTGATCGGCACCAACGGCGCCCGTACGGCGAAGGACGTGCTGCGGTTCCTCGCCGCCGGTGCGCGGGCGGTCGAAGTCGTGACGGCGTTGTGGATCGGCGGCCCGGCCGTGCTCCGGGAGCTGGCCGACGGCGTTGCCGGAATCCGCGACGACTTCATCGGCAGCGCGCTGGCCGGCACCCGCGAGTACGCGGACGTGCCGCCGCTGCCGTCCCCGGCGTGGCTGCCCTACACCGCGCGCTGGATGTCGTCCGGGCGGTAGTGCCCGCCCAGCTCGTGGGTGAGCTCCCGCGCGGTGTCGACCACGACGCGCAGCTCGGGGGTGTCGTCGCCCATCGACAACGTGTTGTCCGGGCCCACGATCGCGATCGTCGCGCAGATCCCGTACTCGTCGAAGACCGGGGCCGCCACGGCCACTATCCCCGGCGTGCTCATCGCCGAGCAGTGTCCCACCGCCCGGACGCGGTCGACGTCGGCGCGCAGCTCGTCCCGTGCCGTGCCGGAGAGGGTGCCGATAAGCCGTTCCATCGACAGCTGGTCGGCGTGGTAGGCCAGGAACACCTTGCTCTGCGCGGTGTCCAGCGGCAGGTGGCTGCCGACGCGCACGGACACCACCACGATCGTCGACACGTTCTCTTCGACCCGCGACACCACCGGCCCGGTGAGGCCCCACAGGCTCAGCACCACGCTCGTCTGCGTCGCCCGCGAGAGCGCCTGCATGTGCCGCGGTGCCAGGTTGACCACCCGGCGGTGGCCGATCGCGAACGCGCCCAGCTGCAGCAGGAGCCCGCCCGGCGCGTAACCGCCTTCGTTGCTGCGCTCCAGGAGCCCGGCCGCGACCAGGGAGGTGCAGTAGCGGTACGCCGTCGTGCGGTTGAGGCCGAGGCGCTCGGCGACCTCGCCGGCGGTGACCTCGGGCGTCGCCGGGTCGAACAGGGACAGGATCTGGCTGACCCGGCTGACGGCCTGGATGTCCGCCTGGTCGGCGCGGGTGTCCGGGGACCGCGTCGGTTTGGTCACGAGGGCCTCCGCCGAAAGTCTGGTACCGCTGTTCGAATAGTGAACACAGGCTACCGGACGCCGACCGGGTTACCGGTCCACGACATTCGTTGTCACTTCGTCAGGTCTAGACATCCGATGGCTGGCCGCCCTAACCTGACGAACGTCCACCCCGTCCTGCCGCCGCCGGGTCTGTGGCCGCGGTCCGTCACGAGGAGAGTCATGACGTTTCGCGGTCTGGTCCTCGCGGCCGCCGTCGTTTCCGGCACGGTGGTCTCGGTCCCGGCCGCCTCGGCCGACGGGTGCGGCGGCCCCATCCGGCCCGCCAGCATCATGACGGTCCGGGCGTGCGACAGCCCGGAGCGCGTGGTCGCCAAGGCCGCGGCCGTCGTTCCGCGAAAAGGTCAGCTGGCCTGGCAGCAGCGGCCGGTCACCGCGTTCACGCACTTCGGGATGAACACCTTCACCGACCGCGAATGGGGCTCGGGTGCGGAGCGGGAATCCACCTTCGACCCGCCGGCCGTCGACACCGCGCAGTGGATGCGGTCGCTCAAGGCCGCCGGTGTCACGCAGGTGATGCTCACCGCCAAGCACCACGACGGCTTCGTCCTCTACCCGACGCGCTACACCAACCATTCCGTCGTCGCGAGCCCGTGGTGGGTCACGCCCGGCTGCGCGGCCCCGGCCAGGGAGGCGGCGGAGGCGAACCGCGCCCAGGACCCGTCGGCGTACTGGCAAGCGCGGGCCGGCTGCGCCAACCCGCGCGGTGACGTCTTGCGCGACTACGTCGATTCGGCACGCGCGGCCGGGCTCAAGGTCGGCGTCTACCTGTCGCCCGCCGACGGTGCCGAGCTGCCGAAGCAGTTCTTCGCCGACGAGGTGCGGCGGATCGAAGCCAAGGTCGCCGCCGGGCAGCCGCTGAGCATCGAAGAACAGGCCACCTACGAAGACCGGGCGAGCGCGCCGCAGGGCCAGGCGCGCTACGGGACCGGCAGCGCGGTCACCCGCCGGACCATCCCGACGCTCGTCCCGCACGACGACCGCGCGGCCGCGCTCGCCGCCGGGAAGCTGCCGCGGTTCACCGTCGACGAGGACGACTACAACACCTACTACCTCAACCAGATCTACGAGCTGTTCACCCAGTACGGCCCGATCGACGAACTGTGGCTGGACGGCGCGAACCCGTGGCGCGACCACGGCGTCAGCGAAACCTACGACTTCACGACGTGGTTCCGGCTGATCCACGCGCTGTCCCCGGACACCGTCACCTTCGCCGGGCCCGCCGGCGTGCGCTGGGTCGGCAACGAAGCCGGGCAGGCACGCGAAACCGAGTGGAGCCCGCTGCCCACCACCGGCGATCCGGCCACCGCGCACAACGAGGAGCTGTTCCTCGGCGGCGCGACCGCCGAAGACCTCGGCTCGCGGGCGAAGCTGGCCGACCCGTCGGTGCGGTACCTGCAGTGGGCACCCGCGGAATCCGACGTCTCGATCCGGCCCGGCTGGTTCTACCACCCCGGCGAGCAGCCGAAATCGCCGGCACAGCTGGTCGAGATCTACCGCCGCACGGTCGGGCGGAACTCGTCGTTGCTGCTCAACGTCCCGCCCGGCCCGGACGGCCGGATCGCCGCCGCCGACACCGCCGCGCTGGCCGGCTTCGGGCAGGCGATCGCCCGGACGCAGGCCCGCAACCTCGCCGCGGGCGGCCCGCCGTCGGTCACGGATGCTTCGCTGACCACGGCGGAACGACTGGACCGGCCGCTCGACGTCCGGCTGCCCCGGCCGGTCACGTTCGACCAGATCCGGCTCGGCGAGGACATCACCCGCGGCCAGCACGTCGAAGGCGCACAGGTGCAGGCCGAGATCGACGGCATCTGGCAGACCCTCGCCACGGTGACGACCATCGGCTACACGCGGCTGGTCACGCTGCCCGCGCCGGTGACCGCCGCTCACCTCCGCGTCGTCGTCACGCAGTCCCGCGCCACGCCGTACTTGGCCACCTTCGCGTTGTACCGCACCGCCGTCTGAAAGGCCGCCATGACCCGCCACCGAGCCCTGTTCGCCGCCGTCGTCACGGTGGCCGCCACCCTCACCGGAACCGCACTACCCGCTGCCGCGAGTGGCACGCTTCCGGTCGTTTCCCCGACGCCGCAGCAGATCAGCCGGACGTCCGCGGACGTGCCGCTGCCCTCGTCGGTCGCGCTCGTCACCGACGCCGGTACCGACCCGGCGGCAAAGGAGCTGCTGACGTCGGTGTTGCGCGACCACGGCGTCACCGCGGGCGGCCACGGCCTGGCCATCCGGCTCGGCGGCACTGGTCGCGACGTTCCGGAGCAGGCCGAGGGGTACGCGCTGAGCGTGTCGCGCGGGGGCATCACCATCGGCGGCCGCGACGGTGCCGGGCAGTACTACGGCGTGCAGACGCTGCGGCAGCTGTTCGTCCACTCGGGACACGGCTGGGCGCTGAGCGGCGCGACTGTCCGCGACTGGCCGAACATGGCCTTGCGCGGGTCGATCGAGGGCTTCTACGGTCCGCCGTGGACGACGGAGGACCGGCTGCGCCAGATCGCGTTTCTCGGCGAGGTCAAGGCCAACACCTACATCTACAGCGCGAAGGACGACACGTACCTGCGCGCGCGGTGGCGGGACCCGTACCCGGCCGACGAGCTGGCGACGCTCGGGCAGCTCGTGCGGTCGGCGAACGCGCACCACGTCGAGTTCACCTACGCGCTCTCGCCGGGCGTCTCCGTCTGCTTCTCGTCGGCGGCCGACATCGCGGCGGTGGAAGCGAAGTTCCAGTCCGGCTACGACCTCGGCGTCCGGTCGTTCTCGATCCCGTTCGACGACATCTCGTACACGAAGTGGAACTGCGACGCCGACCGGACGGCCTTCGGGGCACCCGGCCAGGCGGCCGCGGGCACGGCGCAGGTTTCGCTGCTCAACACCATCACCGAGAAGTTCGTCAAGACCCACGACGGCGTCCGGCCGCTGCAGACCGTGCCGACCGAGTACAGCGACCTGAAGGACTCGCCGTACAAGACCGAGCTGCGCGAGCACCTCGACCCCTCGGTCGTCGTGCAGTGGACCGGGACCGACGTCGTGCCGCCGAGCGTGACCACGGACGAAGCCGCGCAGGTGTCCACTGTGTACGGACGCAAGGTGTTCCTCTGGGACAACTACCCGGTCAACGACTACGAGCAGTCGGCCGGGCGGCTGCTGCTCGCGCCCTACGCCCAGCGCGAAGCCGGGCTTTCGAAGTACCTCAACGGGATCGTCGCCAACCCGATGAACCAGGAGGCCGCCAGCGAGGTCGCCGAGTTCGGCGCGGCCGGCTTCGCCTGGAACGACGCCGGGTATGCGCCGCAGCGGTCGTGGCCGCAAGCCTTGGCGCGGCTGGCGGGCGGTGACCCGCGGGCCACGGCGGCGCTGACCGTGTTCGCCGACCTCGAGCACCTGGCCCCGACGTTCGGGCCGACGCCGTGGCAGCCGCAGGCACCGGTCCTGGCCGCGAAGGCCGCGGCCTTCTGGAAGGGCTGGGACGCGGGGGACCACCGGGCCCTGGCCGACCTGCGGGCGTACGCGGTCCGCATCCGTGACGCCGCCGGCGTGATCCGGGACGGGCGGGTGCAGCGCGCGTTCGTCACCGACGCACGCCCGTGGCTCGACGCCACCACACTGTGGGGCGGTGCGCTGGTGACCCGGCTCGACGCCTTGGCCGCCGCCACCCGCGGCGACCAGGCGAAGGCCGACCGCCTCACCGCGGCCGGCGACGACCTCGTCACGCGGGCGCAGGCGGTGAAGACCGGCGACACCAACCGGTGGGGCGTCCGGCAGGCCCTCGTCGGCGACGGCGTCCTCGACAGCTTGCTCGTCCAGCTTCGGGGGCGGGCATGAACGTGAGCAGGCGGAGCTTCCTCAGCGGCGCGGCGGCGATCACGGCCGGCGCGGTGCTGGCCGGCCCGGCGGGTGCCGCGGGACGGCGCGGGCTGAGCGTGTCGGGCGAGAAGTTCCTGCTGGACGGCAAGCCGTTCCAGATCGTCTCGGGTGCCGTGCACTACTTCCGCATCCACCCGGACCAGTGGCGGGACCGCCTCGAACGGCTGAAAGCGCTGGGGCTCAACACGATCGAAACGTACGTGCCGTGGAACTTCCACCAGCCGAAGCCGGGCCGCGCCGACTTCGGCGGCTGGCGCGACCTTCCGGCGTTCATCCGGCTCGCGGGCGAGCTCGGGTTCCCGGTGATCGTGCGGCCCAGCCCGTACATCTGCGCGGAATGGGAGTTCGGCGGGCTCCCGGCGTGGCTGCTGGCCGACCGGGACCTGGAGCTGCGCTGCGCGGACCCGGCGTACCTGACGGCCGTCGACGCCTGGTACGACCAGCTGATCCCGCGGCTGGCGCCACTGGAGGCCCAGCACGGCGGCCCGATCGTCGCCGTCCAGATCGAGAACGAATACGGCAGCTACGGCAACGACACGAGCTACCTGGCCCACCTGCGCGACGGCTTGCGAAGCCGGGGGATGACGAGCCTGCTGTTCGCCGCGGACGGCGCGTCGGACTTCTTCCTGCGGTTCGGCTCGCTGCCGGGCACCTTCGAGGCAGGCACCGGTGACGGCGACCCCGCACCGAGCCTGGCCGCGCTCAAGACGTTCCAGCCGGGCCAGCCGGTCCTCATGGCCGAGTACTGGGACGGCTGGTTCGACCACTGGGGCGACCAGCACAACACGCGCGACCCGGCGCAACTGGCGTCCTATGTGGATTCTCTGCTGGCCACCGGGGCGTCGATCAACCTCTACATGGCCTGCGGTGGCACGAACTTCGGGTTCACCGCCGGGGCCAACACCTCCGGCACCACCTACCAGCCGACGGTGACCAGCTACGACTACGACTCCCCGGTCGGCGAGGCGGGCGACCTCGGCGCCAAGTTCACCGCGCTGCGGCCCGTGCTGACGAGGTACACCGGCGTCTCCGCACCGGTGCCCGCCCGGTCGGCCCGGCTCGTGGCGCGGACGCTGGCGCCGTCGGGTTCGGTGCCGCTGCTGGATTCCCTGGACGTGCTGTCGAAGCCGGTCCGGTCCGCACAGCCGGTACCGATGGAACGCCTCGGCCAGGCGACCGGCCTGATCCACTACCGCACCACGGTCCAGGGCCCGCATTCCGGACCGCTGAGCATCCACGGCCTGGCCGACCGCGCCCTCGTTTTCGTGGACGGTTCGCCGCTGGGCGTGCTGGACCGCAACCGGCCGTCGGGGACACTGGACCTGAAGCTGACGAAGCCGTCGACGCGGCTGGACATCCTGGTCGACGCGATGGGGCGGGTGAACTACGGCCCCTATCTCGCCGACCGCAAGGGGATCGACGGCTGGGTGGCGATGAGCACGCAGCAGAAGCTGTTCGGTTGGGAGATCCGCCCGCTCCCGCTCGACGACCTGTCCGGCTTGCGCTTCGGCTCCGGCGGCGCCGCCGGGCCGGCGTTCCACCGCTTCACCACCGACATCGCGGCACCCGAAGACGGCTTCGTCGCCCTGCCCGGCTGGGAAAAGGGCGTGGTCTGGCTCAACGGCTTCAACCTCGGCCGGTACTGGACGATCGGGCCGCAGCGCACGCTGTACGCGCCAAAGCCGTTGTGGCGGAAAGGCACGAACTCGATCGTCGTCCTCGAACTGCACGAGCCCGGGACGACGATCGAGCTCCGGCCGGAGGCGGACCTGGGCTAAACAGCCAAGCCCACCTGCAGGAACGC is a genomic window of Amycolatopsis lexingtonensis containing:
- a CDS encoding beta-galactosidase, with translation MNVSRRSFLSGAAAITAGAVLAGPAGAAGRRGLSVSGEKFLLDGKPFQIVSGAVHYFRIHPDQWRDRLERLKALGLNTIETYVPWNFHQPKPGRADFGGWRDLPAFIRLAGELGFPVIVRPSPYICAEWEFGGLPAWLLADRDLELRCADPAYLTAVDAWYDQLIPRLAPLEAQHGGPIVAVQIENEYGSYGNDTSYLAHLRDGLRSRGMTSLLFAADGASDFFLRFGSLPGTFEAGTGDGDPAPSLAALKTFQPGQPVLMAEYWDGWFDHWGDQHNTRDPAQLASYVDSLLATGASINLYMACGGTNFGFTAGANTSGTTYQPTVTSYDYDSPVGEAGDLGAKFTALRPVLTRYTGVSAPVPARSARLVARTLAPSGSVPLLDSLDVLSKPVRSAQPVPMERLGQATGLIHYRTTVQGPHSGPLSIHGLADRALVFVDGSPLGVLDRNRPSGTLDLKLTKPSTRLDILVDAMGRVNYGPYLADRKGIDGWVAMSTQQKLFGWEIRPLPLDDLSGLRFGSGGAAGPAFHRFTTDIAAPEDGFVALPGWEKGVVWLNGFNLGRYWTIGPQRTLYAPKPLWRKGTNSIVVLELHEPGTTIELRPEADLG
- a CDS encoding alpha-L-fucosidase, encoding MTFRGLVLAAAVVSGTVVSVPAASADGCGGPIRPASIMTVRACDSPERVVAKAAAVVPRKGQLAWQQRPVTAFTHFGMNTFTDREWGSGAERESTFDPPAVDTAQWMRSLKAAGVTQVMLTAKHHDGFVLYPTRYTNHSVVASPWWVTPGCAAPAREAAEANRAQDPSAYWQARAGCANPRGDVLRDYVDSARAAGLKVGVYLSPADGAELPKQFFADEVRRIEAKVAAGQPLSIEEQATYEDRASAPQGQARYGTGSAVTRRTIPTLVPHDDRAAALAAGKLPRFTVDEDDYNTYYLNQIYELFTQYGPIDELWLDGANPWRDHGVSETYDFTTWFRLIHALSPDTVTFAGPAGVRWVGNEAGQARETEWSPLPTTGDPATAHNEELFLGGATAEDLGSRAKLADPSVRYLQWAPAESDVSIRPGWFYHPGEQPKSPAQLVEIYRRTVGRNSSLLLNVPPGPDGRIAAADTAALAGFGQAIARTQARNLAAGGPPSVTDASLTTAERLDRPLDVRLPRPVTFDQIRLGEDITRGQHVEGAQVQAEIDGIWQTLATVTTIGYTRLVTLPAPVTAAHLRVVVTQSRATPYLATFALYRTAV
- a CDS encoding beta-N-acetylglucosaminidase domain-containing protein — protein: MTRHRALFAAVVTVAATLTGTALPAAASGTLPVVSPTPQQISRTSADVPLPSSVALVTDAGTDPAAKELLTSVLRDHGVTAGGHGLAIRLGGTGRDVPEQAEGYALSVSRGGITIGGRDGAGQYYGVQTLRQLFVHSGHGWALSGATVRDWPNMALRGSIEGFYGPPWTTEDRLRQIAFLGEVKANTYIYSAKDDTYLRARWRDPYPADELATLGQLVRSANAHHVEFTYALSPGVSVCFSSAADIAAVEAKFQSGYDLGVRSFSIPFDDISYTKWNCDADRTAFGAPGQAAAGTAQVSLLNTITEKFVKTHDGVRPLQTVPTEYSDLKDSPYKTELREHLDPSVVVQWTGTDVVPPSVTTDEAAQVSTVYGRKVFLWDNYPVNDYEQSAGRLLLAPYAQREAGLSKYLNGIVANPMNQEAASEVAEFGAAGFAWNDAGYAPQRSWPQALARLAGGDPRATAALTVFADLEHLAPTFGPTPWQPQAPVLAAKAAAFWKGWDAGDHRALADLRAYAVRIRDAAGVIRDGRVQRAFVTDARPWLDATTLWGGALVTRLDALAAATRGDQAKADRLTAAGDDLVTRAQAVKTGDTNRWGVRQALVGDGVLDSLLVQLRGRA
- a CDS encoding MFS transporter, giving the protein MSTPPSAAETAARPGTPHGPDPAKVRAAVRGGTLAYFVDQFDIYLPIVVLAPATAYFQAANLSASTTALLASLVFASTLIGRPLGAVIFGHFADTVGRKRTTLVAVGGFGTITLLTACLPGHETIGMWSVGTLIALRFVDGIFLGGEYTTAVPLAMEWSPKHKRGLYASIITSTSPAAYAVIAALTLLMLQLLPSAGLHSAYVQWGWRIPFFVGALLAAVLFRYYLKQVHEPPAQLTGEKHKLPFVRLLKKYPRALGQVFILMTGTWLATNMEAAVTPAQLKAHLMLSSKEVTLTMLVINASAALSYPLFGMLSQRIGRRRFYIGYGFSMVVLGAGSYTLLMASNGGFGAALGFGVLIGVFTVGTFGPIAAYLTERFPASIRSTGYGVGYSLALIAPAFYQFYLQRFDGFMPAHLAPGVLIVLAGLLISLGGFLGPETKDVDMADDSTIPKLS
- a CDS encoding IclR family transcriptional regulator, which gives rise to MTKPTRSPDTRADQADIQAVSRVSQILSLFDPATPEVTAGEVAERLGLNRTTAYRYCTSLVAAGLLERSNEGGYAPGGLLLQLGAFAIGHRRVVNLAPRHMQALSRATQTSVVLSLWGLTGPVVSRVEENVSTIVVVSVRVGSHLPLDTAQSKVFLAYHADQLSMERLIGTLSGTARDELRADVDRVRAVGHCSAMSTPGIVAVAAPVFDEYGICATIAIVGPDNTLSMGDDTPELRVVVDTARELTHELGGHYRPDDIQRAV